ATGTGCTGAGAATGTGCTTGCTGGTTTGGAGGCGAAGGGGATTATTGAAGACGACCACGTGCTTTGATGATTGTCTGTCCTGAAAACGAAATTTTATGGACAATCGGACAGAAGTTGTGATATACTATCTATATCATGCCAACGAATCTTCAACACATACGGAATTTCTGTATTTTAGGACACATCGATCACGGGAAAAGCACGCTGAGCGACAGGCTTCTCGAGCACACGAACACACTCACTGAGCGCGATATGCGCGAACAGGTGCTTGACTTGATGGATCTGGAACGCGAACGCGGTATTACCATTAAAGCAACCGCTGTCAAACTTCACTATCCCGCTGACGATGGAAACCGCTACGAACTCAACCTGATTGACACACCCGGACACGTCGATTTCACGTACGAGGTCTCTCGTAGTCTCGCTGCGTGCGAAGGTGCGATCTTAATTGTCGATGCCGCCCAAGGTGTCGAAGCACAAACCCTTGCAAACGCTTATCTCGCGATTGACAACGACCTTGAGATTATTCCCGTCGTCAATAAAATCGACTTGCCAACGGCACAACCCGACGAAGCCAGACGGCAGATAGAAGAGGTCATCGGTATTCCGGCTGACGATGCACTTCTCGTTAGCGCGAAAATGGGAACCGGTATTCCCCCCATATTGGAAGCAATTGTCAACCGGATCCCCGCACCCGTGGGTGAGACTGAAGCCCCATTGAAGGCACTCGTGCTTGACTCCGTCTATAATAACTACCGCGGGGTCATCATGTACACCCGAATCTTCGACGGCAGTGTGAAGTTGGGAGAGAGAATTCAACTCATGGAGACGAGACGCTCCTATGAAGTTGAGGAGGTCGGCATCTTCACCCCAGAAATGCAACCGACTACAGAACTTCGCACGGGTGCAGTCGGTTATCTCATTGCGGGCATCCGAGAGATTGACAAGGCGAAAATTGGGGATACAATCACACACCATACAAAACCGACAGCGACACCACTTCCGGGTTACCGAGAAATGAAACCGCTTGTATTCAGTGGTCTCTACCCAGCAGACACGAACCAATTTCATGCGCTGCGCGAGGCACTCGATAGACTACGCCTGAACGATTCCTCTTTCAATTTTGAGCCTGAAACATCCGTTGCGCTCGGCTTCGGATTTCGGTGCGGCTTTCTCGGATTGCTTCACATGGAGATTATTCATGAACGCCTTGAACGGGAATTTGGCCTTGAGCTTGTCCGTACCGCCCCGAGCGTGATGTATCGGGTCCACCTGAAAACGGGTGGACATGTACCGGTCGACAACCCCGCGCACCTCCCAGAACCAAATGACATCGAACGAATTGAGGAACCGTATGTCAATATTGACATAATAGTTCCGCGCGAGTATATTGGAAATGCAATGGAACTTTGTCAGAAGCGTCGGGGTGTATATAAGCGGATGAACCAATTGGACGCAAGTCGTGTGCAATTGCTCTACGAGCTTCCACTCAGTGAAATGCTAATGGACTTCTATCCGAAACTTAAATCGTTGACACGCGGTTACGGTTCGTTAGAATATGACATCGGGGAATACAAAACCGAAAAACTTGTCAAATTAGATGTCCTGCTGAATGGAAAACCTGTAGACGCGCTTTCGACGATTTTGCCACGAGACGAGGCAGAAACCCGTGGAAAGGTGTTAGTGTCAAAGTTGCAAGCGTTAATTCCGCGGCAGATGTTTGAGGTTCCAGTTCAAGCCGCAATTGGAAATAAGATTGTTGCACGCGAAACAGTACGCGCACTCCGAAAGAACGTCACTGCGAAATGCTACGGCGGCGATGTGACACGGAAACGGAAATTGCTTGAAAGACAGAAGGAGGGCAAAAAACGGCTCAAACAGATCGGTGAGGTTGATGTCCCCCAAGAAGCATTCATGGCAATGCTTGCAACTGATGAGTAGCGCACAATCGCGACTGACAAAGACCCTGAGATAGGAGAAAGGAGATCACCGTTTTACCCGACGGTTTCTATCATGAAGAAGAATACACAAAAACGCACACAAGTCCCTGAACCCAAATTAGCCAAACAGAAAAGACTCCACAAATCAAAGGTTCATGAGTGTATAAAGCAAATTATTGTTTCACTCATTTTTGTTTTCGGTTTCATAAATCCCTTTATTGTTCAAGCGTATAGAATCCCTTCTGGATCCATGGAAGATACACTCCTCGTCGGCGATCAGATTCTGCTGTGCAAGTTTATCTATGGGGTCAAGATCCCCGGCACAGATATAAAAATTTTTGACTTTCACGAACCGACACGCGGTGATGTCGTCGTTTTTATTCCAGCACATGACGAGCGACATTTTATCAAGCGCATTGTAGCCGTTGAGGGAGATACCGTTGAAACGCGTGATGATACACTTTATGTGAACGACGAAGTCGTTGACGACAGCACCTATACGAAGCATCTGAGGTTCAGCCCTTTCAGAAAGGATTTCCCACCGTTCCGGTACCCTGAATATCTTCCGACCGGTGAAAATTACGACGACTATACCTTGACCGAAAGTCAGTTTAGACGAAAATTTCCTGAAGGGAAGCCGTTCACTGTGCCGAAGGGCATGGTTTTCGCTATGGGCGATAATCGTGACCAGAGTAGCGATAGCCGTTTCTGGGGACCCGTCGCTGTAGATACTATTAAAGGACAAGCCTTTATGATTGTATTTTCGTTTGACAATCGTCCGGCGAAGTTATGGGAACCGTGGAAGATGATAGGCAATATCCGGTTTAATCGCATTGGTAAACTTATCCCCTCAGAATCGGACACATTCAAGGTAAACTAA
This genomic interval from Candidatus Poribacteria bacterium contains the following:
- the lepB gene encoding signal peptidase I; protein product: MKKNTQKRTQVPEPKLAKQKRLHKSKVHECIKQIIVSLIFVFGFINPFIVQAYRIPSGSMEDTLLVGDQILLCKFIYGVKIPGTDIKIFDFHEPTRGDVVVFIPAHDERHFIKRIVAVEGDTVETRDDTLYVNDEVVDDSTYTKHLRFSPFRKDFPPFRYPEYLPTGENYDDYTLTESQFRRKFPEGKPFTVPKGMVFAMGDNRDQSSDSRFWGPVAVDTIKGQAFMIVFSFDNRPAKLWEPWKMIGNIRFNRIGKLIPSESDTFKVN
- the lepA gene encoding translation elongation factor 4 yields the protein MPTNLQHIRNFCILGHIDHGKSTLSDRLLEHTNTLTERDMREQVLDLMDLERERGITIKATAVKLHYPADDGNRYELNLIDTPGHVDFTYEVSRSLAACEGAILIVDAAQGVEAQTLANAYLAIDNDLEIIPVVNKIDLPTAQPDEARRQIEEVIGIPADDALLVSAKMGTGIPPILEAIVNRIPAPVGETEAPLKALVLDSVYNNYRGVIMYTRIFDGSVKLGERIQLMETRRSYEVEEVGIFTPEMQPTTELRTGAVGYLIAGIREIDKAKIGDTITHHTKPTATPLPGYREMKPLVFSGLYPADTNQFHALREALDRLRLNDSSFNFEPETSVALGFGFRCGFLGLLHMEIIHERLEREFGLELVRTAPSVMYRVHLKTGGHVPVDNPAHLPEPNDIERIEEPYVNIDIIVPREYIGNAMELCQKRRGVYKRMNQLDASRVQLLYELPLSEMLMDFYPKLKSLTRGYGSLEYDIGEYKTEKLVKLDVLLNGKPVDALSTILPRDEAETRGKVLVSKLQALIPRQMFEVPVQAAIGNKIVARETVRALRKNVTAKCYGGDVTRKRKLLERQKEGKKRLKQIGEVDVPQEAFMAMLATDE